GGCTCTAAATCATATCTTTGTGGGTTGAAGAACATTTGCTTTATTAAAGATCTAGCTGAATCAATTGTCACTAAATCTCCTGGTCTTAATTTCTTAAATACCTCTGTTACAGCTTCTTCTTTTGTGTCACCAGTATCATTTACTATTGTATTTGCAAATACTTTATCTTCAGGTTTTACTTCCCAAACTAAAATATTTTCTATTTTTAAATCTACTAAATCAAATATTACAGCTTCAGTTATTAATTGTTTAGTCTCAAATAAAACCTCTCCAGTTTCTTCATTAAATAAATCTTCTTTAATAAAGCTACCTTCAATTTTTGTTTTAAGAACACTTATTAATTCTTCTTTATTTGTATATCTTGTGTAATATTCAGATAAGTTAACTTCTTTTTCTTCTAAAAATTCATCCATTATCTCTTCGTTTGTTTCAAAGAAATCAACAGCTTTTAAAAATACAGTTGCTAAAACTTTTTTCTTTCTGTCAATTTTAACACTTAGGAAGTCATTTTTATCAGTTTCAAACTCCAACCAAGTTCCTTTATATGGAATAATTTTTCCAGAGAAAAGATCTTTTCCTGTTTGAATATTAACTTCTTTATTAAATGATACTCCTGGAGATCTATGTAATTGTGATACAACAACTCTTTCAGCACCATTTATTATAAACGTTCCTCTTTCTGTCATTAAAGGAACTTCTCCAAAATAAACAAGTGTTTCTTGGATTTCGTTTCCGCTCTTTTTATTTGTTAATCTTAATCTAACTTTTAAAGATGCAGAATAAGTCTTCCCTCTCTTTTTACATTCAAGCTCGTCATTCAATGGAGCTTCCGCTTCATGTAACTCATAAGAAACATACTCTAATTTTATATCTCCATTTGAAGATTCAACAGGGAATATTTCTCTAAAAGCAGATTCAAGCCCCTTATCTTTTCTGTTAAGTGGAGCCTCCTTAGCTTGTAGAAAATCTTCATAGGAATCCAGTTGGAATTCTAAAAAATGAGGCATGGTACCTCTTTCTTCGATTCTTCCAAAATTCAATCTTTCAACGAGTTTCCCCATCAATTCACACTCCTTACTATTTCATATAGTGATCAATACCTAATCTTTGGAAAATAAAAGCCGTTTTATTTTCAAAAGATTAAGTATTAACTTACTTTTAATAGATTATTTAATAATTTTCATTATAATGAGTAAAAAGGCACCCATTAGAGTGCCTATTTTTTTTATTTAAGTATAACTAGTTGCATTAGGCAACTTTGTAAGGGTTATTACTTAACCTCTACTGTAGCTCCAGCTTCAGTTAATTTAGCTTTTATAGCTTCAGCTTCTTCTTTAGAAGCTCCCTCTTTTATTGTTCCACCGTTATCTACTACTTCTTTAGCTTCTTTTAATCCTAATCCAGTAATTCCTCTTACTTCTTTGATTACAGCTATTTTGTTAGCTCCAGCAGCAGTTAATACTACGTCAAACTCTGTCTTCTCCTCTACAGCTGGTCCCTCAGCAGCAGCTACAGCTACTGGTGCAGCAGCAGTAACACCGAAGTGCTCCTCTAAAGCTGATACTAATTCTCTTAACTCTAATACTGACATAGCTTCTAAATCAGCTATAAATTGCTCTTTATTGAACGCCATTTTAAATCCTCCTTAAATTTTCCTAATTTTCTTCGTTTTTTTATTAAATCAATAATACTCTAAAATCAACAAGTGATTACTCAGCAGCTGCTTCTTTCTTATCAGCGATTGCCACAGTTGCATAAGCAAGTTTTCTAACTGGTCCAAGCATTCCGTTAAGAACCATAGAAAGAAGTTGCTCTCTAGATGGTAATTTAGCTAGTGCTACTACCTCTGCAGCTTCAACTCTCTTACCAGTTAATACTCCACCTTTTATAGTGAATATAGTTTTCTTAGCTTTAGCGTTTGCTTTTGCTTGTGCTGCTTCTACATCGTAAACTACCTTCGCTGGAGTTACTGGATCAGCATATCCGAATGCAAATGCAGTAGTCCCCTCTAGTAAATCATCGAATTTATCAGCAATACCAGCCTCAGCTAGTGCTATTTTGAACAGTCTGTTCTTAGCAACTAAGTACTCAGCTCCGTTTTCTCTCATTTGTTTTCTTAACTCAGTCTCTTGGTTAACTTTAAGACCTTGATAATCAACTAAAACGATTGATTGAGCTTTAGAAATTTTTTCAACTAATTCAGCTACAAGTTCTTTTTTTAATTGAGTTGCCATTATTGATTCACCTCCTCTTTTACTCTAAAATTACCTCCGCTCCAAGGTAGGAACGGAGGCTCATAATCTAACTATCTGAGGTTAGTGAATACCTTCTTCCAACCTCGGTAGGATATTTAAGACTAATGTCACCTACGGTCTTTGGTTTGGATCTATATTTAATTATTTATCCAACTTTTTTCTGTAATAATTTTACAACTTTATAATTATAACATATAATTTATAATTTTGCAAATTTTAATTATGCATTTTTTGCAACTAAAACTGGATCCATTTTAACTCCTGGTCCCATAGTTAAAGAAACTGCTACAGTTCTTAAGTATTGACCTTTAGAAGCAGATGGCTTAAGTCTTACAATCTCATTAATGAACGCTGTGAAGTTCTCTAATAAAGCTTCTTCTGAGAAATCAGCTTTACCGATTGGCGCATGGATTGATCCTAACTTGTCTACTCTAAATGCAAGTTTTCCTTTCTTGAACTCAGATACTGCCGTTGCGATATCTGGTGTAACTGTTCCTGACTTAGGGTTAGGCATTAAACCTTTAGTTCCTAAGATTCTTCCTAATCTTCCTAATTTAGGCATCATATCTGGAGTTGCGATTACGATATCAAAATCGAACCAACCTTGTTGGATTTTCTCGATATACTCTTCTGCTCCAGCATAATCTGCTCCAGCTTCTAAAGCCTTCTCTATGTTAGCTCCTGAAGTGATTGCTAATATTTTAACAGTCTTTCCTGTTCCGTGTGGAAGTACTACTGTACCTCTAACTTGTTGATCAGCATGTCTAGGATCTACTCCTAATCTTAATGCAATCTCAACTGTCTCTACGAAGTTAGCTGTTCTTGTCTTTTTTACAAGTTCTAAAGCTTCTTTAACCTCGTATAGTCTTCCTTGCTCAACTAATTTAGCTATTTCTAGGTATTTCTTACCTCTTTTATTTGCCATTGAAAATTTCCTCCTCCTGTGGTTAAACGGATGTTTTCATCCTACCACTTAATATCACATAAATAAGAATTGACTTCTAATTAGTCCTCTATTTTGATTCCCATTGATCTTGCTGATCCAGCTATGATGTTCATAGCAGCTTCTACTGATCCAGCGTTTAAATCTGGCATCTTAGTTTCAGCAATTTCTCTTAATTTAGCTGTAGTTATTGTTCCAGCTACTTCTTTTTTAGAGTTTTGAGCTCCTGATTGTACTCCAGCTGCTTTCTTTAATAAGTCAGATGCTGGTGGAGTTTTTAAGATAAATGTGAATGATCTGTCGTTATATACAGATATTTCAACTGGAATGATCCATCCCGCTTTATCTTGAGTTTTTGCATTGAACGCCTTACAGAATTCCATGATGTTAACTCCGTGTTGTCCTAATGCTGGTCCTACTGGTGGAGCAGGGTTAGCTTTTCCAGCAGGTAATTGTAGTTTTATTAATCCGATTACTTCTTTTGCCATTGTTTAAATTACACCTCCATAAAATTGTGGTATTGATTTTGCAATCTCCCACTGACTTAATTTATATTATTAAGCCTTTTCTACACTGTTAAGATCTACTTCAATTGGAGTCATTCTACCGAACATTTCCATCATAACCTTAACTTTTCTATGTTCCATATCGATTTCAGCAACTTTACCTTCTTGATTCTCAAATCCTTCAGATAGAAGTT
The genomic region above belongs to Candidatus Cetobacterium colombiensis and contains:
- the rplL gene encoding 50S ribosomal protein L7/L12, whose translation is MAFNKEQFIADLEAMSVLELRELVSALEEHFGVTAAAPVAVAAAEGPAVEEKTEFDVVLTAAGANKIAVIKEVRGITGLGLKEAKEVVDNGGTIKEGASKEEAEAIKAKLTEAGATVEVK
- the rplJ gene encoding 50S ribosomal protein L10, with translation MATQLKKELVAELVEKISKAQSIVLVDYQGLKVNQETELRKQMRENGAEYLVAKNRLFKIALAEAGIADKFDDLLEGTTAFAFGYADPVTPAKVVYDVEAAQAKANAKAKKTIFTIKGGVLTGKRVEAAEVVALAKLPSREQLLSMVLNGMLGPVRKLAYATVAIADKKEAAAE
- the rplA gene encoding 50S ribosomal protein L1 → MANKRGKKYLEIAKLVEQGRLYEVKEALELVKKTRTANFVETVEIALRLGVDPRHADQQVRGTVVLPHGTGKTVKILAITSGANIEKALEAGADYAGAEEYIEKIQQGWFDFDIVIATPDMMPKLGRLGRILGTKGLMPNPKSGTVTPDIATAVSEFKKGKLAFRVDKLGSIHAPIGKADFSEEALLENFTAFINEIVRLKPSASKGQYLRTVAVSLTMGPGVKMDPVLVAKNA
- the rplK gene encoding 50S ribosomal protein L11, yielding MAKEVIGLIKLQLPAGKANPAPPVGPALGQHGVNIMEFCKAFNAKTQDKAGWIIPVEISVYNDRSFTFILKTPPASDLLKKAAGVQSGAQNSKKEVAGTITTAKLREIAETKMPDLNAGSVEAAMNIIAGSARSMGIKIED